The following nucleotide sequence is from Microbacterium imperiale.
ATGGGCTCGCCTGGCCGTCCTACCCGACCATCGCCCATGAGACGGGCACGAGCGAGAGCACGGCGGCGCGTGCGGTGAAGCGTCTCGTGCAGGTGGGGCTCCTCGAAGTTGCTGAGCCGGGTCGCCAGCACCAGGCCACGGTCTATCGCGTGGTCGAGCGCCCGAGCCTCCCTCCGAAGCCCGACCGCCCGCTGTCGAAGTCCGAACGCCGACGCGCTCAGGCTCCTCACCGTGGGGAGCCTGAAGCGGAATCGCCTGAGGGTCAGGCTCCTCATGGTGACGCCCAGGCTCCTCACGGTGGGGTGCTCAGGCTCCTCACTGTGGGTAGCGAAGTAGACACAGTGAAGAACACACAGGAAGTAGACACATCTACCCCCACCGCGCTTCGCGCGGCACCCCCCCAGAGGGGGGATGGAGCGGATGACGTGAATGCGGATGGTCAGGCTCGTCTCTCGGCTCTCCTCCCAGCGTTCAGCGTGCCGGATGAGCAACGACGCCAGCCGCCCCCGACCTCACGTGCTCGCGCATCGGCGCATCGGCACGTCTTCGACCCCGTATCCGGCTACTGCGGGTGCGGCCTCCGTAACGACAGAGAGGAGGGTGCGAGATGAGCACCCCACAGCACGACCCGACCACAGCCGACCTCGCCGCGGAATACCTCCTCGGGGACCGGCCAGCACCGAAGGGCGTTCCCGCCCGCGTCGCCCGCGCGACCCGCAAGGCGAAGGCGCTCCAGATGCGCCGTGCGGGCATCTCCGTCGAGGTCATCGCCGCGCACCTGAAGGTGCACCCCCGCACCGTCTACACGTGGCTGAGAGATGCCCTCGCGGCGATCCCGCGTGAGGAGGCGAACGAACTGCGTCTGCTCGAACTCGACCGCCTCGATGCGATCTTCCGGGGGCTGTTCCCCGACGCAGTTGCGGGCGACGTGCGAGCCGCGGAGGGATGCCTGAAGGTGATGGAGCGCCGTGCGCGTCTCCTCAACCTCGACGCGGCGCACACGGCGGGCCTGGAGCAGGTGGGGAGCCTGCTCGACCGGCTCGTCAACGGGGAGGGCTGAG
It contains:
- a CDS encoding helix-turn-helix domain-containing protein, which encodes MSTPQHDPTTADLAAEYLLGDRPAPKGVPARVARATRKAKALQMRRAGISVEVIAAHLKVHPRTVYTWLRDALAAIPREEANELRLLELDRLDAIFRGLFPDAVAGDVRAAEGCLKVMERRARLLNLDAAHTAGLEQVGSLLDRLVNGEG
- a CDS encoding helix-turn-helix domain-containing protein, which translates into the protein MTETRDGFARIPDWLTRHAVPALGLTAAEGFVYVAVRSRADADGLAWPSYPTIAHETGTSESTAARAVKRLVQVGLLEVAEPGRQHQATVYRVVERPSLPPKPDRPLSKSERRRAQAPHRGEPEAESPEGQAPHGDAQAPHGGVLRLLTVGSEVDTVKNTQEVDTSTPTALRAAPPQRGDGADDVNADGQARLSALLPAFSVPDEQRRQPPPTSRARASAHRHVFDPVSGYCGCGLRNDREEGAR